The sequence TCAGCTTATTACAAATGCAGTTCTTGAAACAGAAAATCCAGATAAGAATATTCCAAGGGGAATTTACGGTTCGATAGTTATAACTGGAACAATTTACTTCTTACTATCTTTAATTGCAGTTGGCGTTCTGACCTACGACCAAATAGTTTCTGCGAAGGAGTACGCACTTGCCGTTGTAGCCCAGCCGATTTTGGGGGATTGGGGAAGACTCCTTATAGGATTTGCAGCACTACTTGCAACGAGCTCTGCGATTAACTCAACCCTCTTTGGGGCCTCAAGGATGGCAGCTGAGATGGCAGAGGAAGGCATGATGCCGGGATTTCTAGCAAAGAGAAACAAAAAGTTTATTCCAGTTAACTCCCTTGCTCTATTAACGGTCTCAGCTCTCCTCTTTACATCCCTTTCGGGACTTACAGTAATAGCTGAATTTTCGAGCGTAACGTTTCTCCTGGTATCAATAGGAGTTTCAATAGCAAACATTAAGTTAAGGGACTTAACAAAGGCAAACGTTAAAACGGCTCTAACTGGCCTTGTATTAATGGTAGTTACAACGTTAACAATTCTTGTTTATTTGGCACTGGAAAACAGGAAGGAGCTCCTCTCCATCCTCCTCATCTACTTAATAACGGCAGTTCTCTTCTTTGTCTACTACAGGACTAAGAAATCAGGAGTTCTCCGCTCTCCATAATTTTTAACTCTCTATCCTTGAATTTCAAAACGACTGTTGGTTTATCTATCAGTAAATCTATGTGGACGTTGGCCTTGACTCTTCCCCCAAAGGAGCTGTTGTCACCTATTGCAATATGGCACGTTCCAAGTATCTTTTCAGCCTCTAAGATGTTGTCAAATCTCTCTGCCCTTTCGTTCGTACCTATTCCAAATTCAGCTATGTTATCGGCGTTCTTCTCGTGGTAGAGGAGGTTGGTTAAGAAGTCTGAAAACTCCTCTTCACCTTCAACGTTTTTAACCTTTCCATCCTCAACTGTGAGCCTTACAGGTTCTCTGAGCTTCCTGTCTGGAGCATACTTTGTTACAAAAATCCCCTCTGCACTTCCCTCGACTGGTGCTATGAAGGCCTCTCCTGCAGGAAGGTTTCCAAAATCGCCGGGAGAACAGATTTTTCCGGTATCCGCAAGTCCCTCCCTTCCCTCAACGGAAAACCTGATATCCGTTCCTAATGGACAGGTTACGTGAACCTCTCTGGCATCTGTGAGGAGGGAGGCAATCTCCCTTGAAAGCCTTGAAACTCTGCTCCAGTTGGCCTGAAGGGATGTGTAGAACATAAAGGGCTCAAAGAGGGGCATACTTGCAAAGCGAATTGAGAGAAACTCCGTGCAGAGTTTCCTGTAGAGTGTATGGCTTATTGAAAACTGGTTTACAGCAACAACGGCCGTTGGGAGCTCCGACGGAGAGGTCGTTTCGAGTAAGAGCTCCTTTACTTCCAATTCGTCTCCCTCACTAATCTCCTTCTTTAGTATTTTTTCAAGGAGCTCCCTCTCCTTAATCTCTGAAA is a genomic window of Balnearium lithotrophicum containing:
- a CDS encoding APC family permease, coding for MGILKTSKEKLGLRELLALGIGGMIGGGIFSVLGISVSFAGNGAPFSFLIDLLIALAAGYHYVKLALTFRDDGASYTYLRRAFPEKPWISGLEGWTVIIGYIGTLSLYSFTFGAYGADLLGFPDSNFLRVFLSVFVLLFFYYINVRGVVTSGITEDIIVYGKILILSLFAAIGLSQIEWSRFYPPFNKGVPSVFLGAAVIFVAYEGFQLITNAVLETENPDKNIPRGIYGSIVITGTIYFLLSLIAVGVLTYDQIVSAKEYALAVVAQPILGDWGRLLIGFAALLATSSAINSTLFGASRMAAEMAEEGMMPGFLAKRNKKFIPVNSLALLTVSALLFTSLSGLTVIAEFSSVTFLLVSIGVSIANIKLRDLTKANVKTALTGLVLMVVTTLTILVYLALENRKELLSILLIYLITAVLFFVYYRTKKSGVLRSP
- a CDS encoding aminopeptidase, encoding MFDWRDEELKRGIRNLFLNNLCVRREDKVLILTDKYKEKVGELLFYFGSNLVPQISHLTYSPTGRHGIEPPEEVWRATFGEEFVSEIKERELLEKILKKEISEGDELEVKELLLETTSPSELPTAVVAVNQFSISHTLYRKLCTEFLSIRFASMPLFEPFMFYTSLQANWSRVSRLSREIASLLTDAREVHVTCPLGTDIRFSVEGREGLADTGKICSPGDFGNLPAGEAFIAPVEGSAEGIFVTKYAPDRKLREPVRLTVEDGKVKNVEGEEEFSDFLTNLLYHEKNADNIAEFGIGTNERAERFDNILEAEKILGTCHIAIGDNSSFGGRVKANVHIDLLIDKPTVVLKFKDRELKIMESGELLIS